The following are from one region of the Variovorax sp. V213 genome:
- a CDS encoding phosphoribosyl-ATP diphosphatase — MTATVNTSDALARLAAVIESRLPARGGDPEKSYVARLLQKGPDAFLKKIGEEATEVVMAAKDADHGGDRTKIVNEVADLWFHTMVALAHYGFSPGEVIAELERREGTSGIEEKALRKAQAREASND, encoded by the coding sequence ATGACGGCCACAGTGAACACCTCGGATGCCCTTGCACGCCTTGCCGCGGTCATCGAAAGCCGCCTGCCCGCGCGCGGCGGCGACCCCGAAAAAAGCTATGTGGCACGCCTGCTGCAAAAGGGTCCCGATGCCTTCCTCAAGAAAATCGGCGAGGAAGCCACCGAGGTGGTGATGGCCGCCAAGGACGCCGACCATGGCGGCGACCGCACGAAAATAGTGAACGAAGTGGCCGATCTGTGGTTCCACACCATGGTGGCGCTCGCCCACTACGGCTTCTCGCCCGGCGAGGTGATCGCGGAGCTCGAGCGCCGCGAGGGCACCAGCGGCATCGAGGAAAAAGCCCTGCGCAAGGCGCAGGCCCGCGAGGCATCCAACGATTGA
- the tatA gene encoding Sec-independent protein translocase subunit TatA, producing MGSFSIWHWLIVLLVVVMIFGTKKLRNMGSDLGGAVKGFKDGMKDGSTTDAPAASSAPAAQVTGQPANSDKSAIDVEARQKS from the coding sequence ATGGGTTCATTTTCAATCTGGCACTGGCTGATCGTGCTGCTCGTCGTGGTCATGATCTTCGGCACCAAGAAGCTGCGGAACATGGGTTCCGACCTTGGTGGCGCCGTGAAGGGCTTCAAGGACGGCATGAAGGACGGCAGCACCACCGATGCGCCCGCCGCTTCGTCGGCCCCTGCCGCCCAGGTGACCGGCCAACCGGCCAACAGCGACAAGTCGGCGATCGACGTCGAAGCGCGTCAGAAGTCCTGA
- the hisI gene encoding phosphoribosyl-AMP cyclohydrolase, whose protein sequence is MNWLDEVKWDANGLVPVIAQEQGSNDVLMFAWMNREALEKTAELGRAVYFSRSRSKLWFKGEESGHVQTVHEIRLDCDNDVVLLKVTQLGHEPGIACHTGRHSCFFSKYENGQWTAVEPVLKDPESIYK, encoded by the coding sequence ATGAATTGGCTCGATGAAGTGAAGTGGGACGCGAACGGCCTGGTGCCCGTGATCGCGCAGGAGCAGGGCAGCAACGACGTCCTGATGTTTGCCTGGATGAACCGCGAGGCGCTCGAAAAGACCGCCGAGCTGGGCCGCGCCGTGTATTTCAGCCGCTCGCGCAGCAAGCTCTGGTTCAAGGGCGAGGAATCGGGCCACGTGCAGACGGTGCACGAGATCCGCCTCGACTGCGACAACGACGTCGTGCTGCTCAAGGTCACCCAGCTCGGCCACGAGCCCGGCATTGCGTGCCACACCGGCCGCCACAGCTGCTTTTTCAGCAAATACGAGAACGGCCAATGGACCGCCGTCGAGCCGGTCTTGAAAGACCCGGAGTCGATCTACAAATGA
- a CDS encoding DUF4870 family protein, whose product MANDIVNVEPDDSLKTWGWVSYILHLIVAIGAVLPGAQASVVLLLVALVIDFVKRDDAAGTWQATHFSWRIRSVLWAGLLYIVTSWLWLLFFVPGWIAWSLISLWFLYRIVKGMIRMNDHRPMEPKDVI is encoded by the coding sequence ATGGCCAACGACATCGTGAACGTGGAACCCGACGACTCCCTCAAGACCTGGGGCTGGGTCAGCTACATCCTGCACCTGATCGTTGCCATCGGCGCCGTCCTGCCCGGAGCACAGGCCTCGGTGGTCCTTTTGCTGGTCGCCCTGGTGATCGACTTCGTCAAGCGCGACGACGCCGCCGGGACCTGGCAGGCCACGCACTTCAGCTGGCGCATCCGGTCGGTGCTGTGGGCCGGCCTGCTGTACATAGTCACCTCGTGGCTCTGGCTGCTGTTTTTCGTGCCGGGCTGGATTGCCTGGAGCCTGATCTCGCTGTGGTTTCTCTATCGGATCGTGAAGGGCATGATCCGCATGAATGACCACCGCCCCATGGAACCCAAAGATGTCATCTGA
- a CDS encoding histidine triad nucleotide-binding protein — translation MSSDPNCVFCKIIEGKIPSRKVYEDDELFGFHDIAPWAPVHFMLVPKRHIASMAQLTPEDAALMGKIMTLAPKLALEQGCRPYPEGGYRVLVNTGAEGGQEVHHLHVHVMGGPRPWLRG, via the coding sequence ATGTCATCTGATCCGAACTGCGTCTTCTGCAAAATCATCGAAGGCAAGATCCCCTCGCGCAAGGTCTACGAAGACGACGAACTGTTCGGTTTTCACGACATCGCACCCTGGGCCCCGGTGCATTTCATGCTGGTGCCCAAGCGGCACATCGCCTCCATGGCGCAGCTCACCCCCGAGGACGCCGCGCTGATGGGCAAGATCATGACGCTGGCTCCCAAGCTCGCGCTGGAGCAGGGCTGCAGGCCCTATCCTGAAGGCGGATACCGTGTGCTGGTCAACACCGGCGCCGAAGGCGGACAGGAAGTTCACCATCTCCATGTCCATGTCATGGGCGGTCCCCGGCCCTGGCTTCGTGGCTGA